Proteins from one Podospora pseudoanserina strain CBS 124.78 chromosome 1, whole genome shotgun sequence genomic window:
- a CDS encoding hypothetical protein (COG:S; EggNog:ENOG503NZAQ), which yields MERPEGWGLLSEKEENELHKARLLAVEEKAYKRITKRINTLYRFADPILMREPENHPSQKDDTSSPAPTPAAVPDVTTPRLDYARMYQDITLDFAAFDSSMERLQFLFTANEKDRQHYAQERERIKRDITSVRANIIHLNQKLEQAKETQEQRKQFDKLADEITKNPALRAREEQKAAIRKLQDEIAELKAESSTYSDTWVERRNQFSRIMDESMALRRLIRDEKEEVERREGMDESNEAEAGQTPRPGTPGGNATPRGESGLKNSIEAGDVVGTPRAMSTAGGRTPARGSPAPSTQDNGSFLKPGNALGASFGSGGQSREGTAEHRTEQEEREGRDQGDVEMEDEPPRDDESEPDSPLSPPPADLPQISVDGQGDSMDTT from the coding sequence ATGGAGCGACCAGAAGGCTGGGGCCTCTTAagcgaaaaagaagaaaatgaACTCCACAAAGCCCGACTCCTCGCCGTAGAAGAGAAGGCCTACAAGCGCATCACCAAGcgcatcaacaccctctACCGCTTCGCAGACCCCATTCTCATGCGAGAGCCAGAAAATCACCCGTCCCAAAAAGATGATACCTCCAGCCCAGCCCCTACTCCCGCCGCTGTCCCCGATGTCACCACCCCGAGACTCGACTACGCCCGAATGTACCAAGACATCACCCTCGACTTCGCCGCCTTTGACAGCAGCATGGAGCGCCTCCAATTTCTCTTCACCGCCAACGAAAAGGACAGGCAACACTACGCCCAAGAGCGCGAGCGAATCAAGCGCGACATCACCTCTGTCCgcgccaacatcatccacctcaaTCAGAAATTGGAGCAGGCGAAAGAGACCCAGGAGCAGCGGAAGCAGTTTGACAAGTTGGCGGATGAGATCACAAAAAATCCAGCTTTGCGCGCtcgggaggagcagaaggcgGCTATAAGGAAGCTGCAAGATGAAATTGCCGAGCTCAAGGCGGAGAGTTCTACCTACAGCGACACATGGGTCGAGCGCCGCAATCAGTTCTCTAGGATCATGGATGAATCTATGGCACTTCGGCGGTTGATcagggatgagaaggaggaagttgagagAAGGGAGGGTATGGATGAGTCGAATGAGGCAGAGGCTGGACAGACGCCTAGGCCGGGAACGCCTGGCGGGAATGCTACTCCTAGGGGGGAGAGCGGACTTAAGAACTCGATTGAGgctggggatgtggttggcACTCCTAGGGCGATGTCCACGGCGGGTGGTAGGACGCCCGCTAGGGGGAGTCCGGCGCCGTCGACGCAGGATAATGGGTCGTTTTTGAAGCCGGGGAATGCGCTGGGGGCAAGCTTTGGGAGTGGTGGGCAGAGTAGGGAGGGGACGGCGGAGCATAGGACTGAGCAagaggagcgggaggggagggatcagggtgatgttgagatggaggatgagccGCCGAGGGATGATGAGTCGGAGCCGGATAGCCCTCTGTCTCCCCCGCCAGCGGACTTGCCTCAGATTTCGGTGGACGGACAGGGCGATAGTATGGATACCACATGA
- a CDS encoding hypothetical protein (EggNog:ENOG503NWDF; COG:A) translates to MSNRQPSRVVFVGNIPYGKSSRSYYVFSKSIANKPLSAGLTEEQITEIFSGAGRVLNFRLVYDRETGRPKGFGFAEFPDHDSASSAVRNLNDYEIMGRKLRVDFSNETVSDEDGRDRDAAGPSAAGYSAPSNGNNVAAPVVPAGGSSLPPLPQGKDLPPGVSCTDAISQTLRTLPPAQLLDIIQQMKTLATNDPARCAELLNQAPQLGYAVFQALLIMGLVSPDAINSVLDTGASVAPPPAAVPANYGGYPVPAATSTPVGGYAAPPVAAPVVPVPGAAPPPVAAPPPAQDPEALMRAVMELPQETIDMLPEAEKQQILALRAQFSLQVTAGNDDNYTGSDQVTKLTAELILNIGKVGESQPAGGFDNSKLPNFDIHGKLKGGINRKFKNNDHDFDTANIRKSTTVDNGSDLGSHDFYSPTGGRVISEEDVDDLILEITPPAAPVALNTFIPGHNLLRSTPNNSKSPSINEKPSDYQD, encoded by the exons ATGTCAAACAGACAGCCCTCTCGTGTCGTCTTCGTGGGCAACATCCCATATGGCAAGTCGTCGAGATCATATTACGTCTTTTCAAAGTCGATTGCTAACAAACCGTTATCTGCAGGACTCACCGAGGAGCAAATCACTGAAATCTTCAGTGGTGCTGGTCGCGTCCTGAACTTTCGCCTCGTCTATGATCGAGAGACTGGTCGCCCCAAGGGCTTTGGTTTCGCTGAGTTCCCTGACCACG ACTCTGCTTCTTCAGCCGTCCGAAACTTGAATGATTATGAGATTATGGGACGGAAGTTGCGTGTCGACTTTAGCAATGAAACGGTCAGCGACGAAGATGGTCGTGACCGTGACGCTGCT GGCCCTTCTGCTGCCGGTTACTCGGCGCCGTCGAACGGTAACAACGTTGCCGCGCCGGTCGTCCCCGCGGGCGGTTCGTCGCTCCCCCCTTTGCCCCAGGGCAAAGATCTCCCTCCTGGTGTGAGCTGCACCGATGCCATATCGCAAACGCTTCGCACCCTGCCCCCGGCGCAGCTGCTGGACATCATCCAGCAGATGAAGACGCTGGCGACCAACGACCCTGCGCGCTGCGCCGAGCTGTTGAACCAAGCTCCCCAGCTTGGTTATGCTGTTTTCCAGGCCCTGTTGATCATGGGCTTGGTGTCACCGGACGCCATCAACTCCGTCCTCGACACCGGTGCGAGCGTTGCCCCGCCTCCTGCGGCTGTCCCCGCCAACTATGGCGGCTACCCTGTCCCTGCGGCGACCAGCACTCCAGTCGGTGGTTATGCCGCCCCTCCCGTCGCTGCCCCGGTTGTTCCGGTCCCTGGTGCCGCGCCTCCTCCTGTCGctgccccccctcctgctCAGGACCCTGAGGCCCTGATGCGTGCTGTCATGGAGCTACCTCAAGAGACGATTGACATGCTTCCCGAAGCTGAGAAGCAGCAGATTTTGGCCTTGAGAGCTCAATTCTCCCTGCAAG TTACGGCGGGTAATGACGACAACTATACCGGGAGTGATCAAGTCACCAAACTTACAGCCGAGCTAATCCTAAATATCGGTAAAGTTGGTGAGTCTCAGCCTGCGGGTGGTTTTGATAACTCTAAGCTTCCGAATTTTGACATTCATGGCAAGCTGAAGGGCGGTATCAACCGCAAGTTTAAAAACAACGACCACGATTTTGACACCGCGAATATACGCAAATCAACGACTGTGGACAACGGTAGCGACTTGGGCTCTCACGACTTTTACTCCCCCACTGGGGGTAGAGTTATTTCGGAGGAGGACGTGGACGATCTCATTCTTGAAATTACGCCACCTGCTGCCCCCGTGGCTTTGAACACCTTTATCCCCGGACACAACTTGCTGCGTTCGACACCGAACAACTCGAAGTCTCCCAGTATCAATGAGAAGCCTTCTGACTATCAAGACTAA
- the NEDD8 gene encoding nedd8-conjugating enzyme UBE2F (COG:D; COG:O; EggNog:ENOG503P581) — protein MLVKVRTLTGKEIELNVEGSDKVSKIKELVEEKEGIPPVQQRLIFGGKQMVDDKTADDYGLEGGATLHLVLALRGGL, from the exons ATGCTCGTAAA AGTACGCACCCTCACCGGAAAGGAAATCGAGCTCAACGTCGAGGGCTCCGACAAGGTCTCCAAAatcaaggagctggtggaggagaaggaggggatcCCGCCCGTGCAGCAGAGGTTGATCTTCGGGGGGAAACAAAT GGTCGACGACAAAACCGCTGATGACTATGGGCTTGAGGGTGGCGCGACGTTACATTTGGTTTTGGCGTTGAGGGGTGGGCTttaa
- a CDS encoding hypothetical protein (EggNog:ENOG503P5VA; COG:S), whose product MSGFPKLIPAFTARIAIEPPTAISPISSTSLRPSLGSLISEPSYPLKLNAPILHGADYITTQPDGKTVKLEVQSVAKDASTGATIRFNYTGTVSLLGAAGKVLKDDPSAATTDFGEAFIHPVFQTGGVPELAELANKVYVGSGRFILEEGKPVIVEYKISEVVA is encoded by the exons ATGTCTGGTTTCCCCAAACTCATCCCCGCCTTCACGGCCAGA ATCGCCATAGAaccccccaccgccatctcccccatctcctccacgTCCCTTCGTCCCTCCCTCGGCTCCCTAATCTCCGAACCCTCCTACCCCCTCAAGCTCAacgcccccatcctccacggCGCAGactacatcaccacccaacccgaCGGCAAGACCGTCAAGCTCGAGGTCCAGTCCGTAGCCAAGGACGCCTCCACCGGCGCCACCATCCGCTTCAACTACACCGGcaccgtctccctcctcggcgccgccGGCAAGGTCCTCAAGGACGACCCCTCCGCCGCAACCACCGACTTTGGCGAGGCCTTCATCCACCCCGTCTTCCAGACCGGTGGTGTCCCCGAGTTGGCCGAGCTGGCGAACAAGGTATATGTTGGGTCTGGGAGGTTCATCTTGGAAGAGGGCAAGCCCGTTATTGTCGAGTACAAGATTAGTGAGGTTGTTGCCTAG
- a CDS encoding hypothetical protein (EggNog:ENOG503P5T5; COG:S), producing MELQISTGPFRRNGPRPLLDMALDVAIRNIQDIPSLGDMPTHLLQPVLRAVKTAEHLHTLEQETDERIYEVSPSHWKHLIERDFKTLAAQYSWQPKDPKSWYKVYKKYETVYNQQLEEATNAFMKKMEDVNGQRSSRQAKIISVPESRRLPLHYSQRQREGPKAGHWSSQPRPKKTFIAKAKRQVAAETSRLKLSNPAGRIPVRQSPIRQAPIAMQNDARINRQFDAAATIVNAPIRKASDTTASDRDRKERENRLLSIKGKGTAIAKPANIISFSDDEDDHIPSNGGDDLFGDDEPASPPQRGSLSVEELEAAVERVVSPKKQPVARPRGLLSATPGAIKAPVAARSPPKSFTGETSPAPAPAGASNSPAVGSRGPAAPIVRKRKPVDIFMRPSKRVPR from the exons ATGGAGCTTCAAATATCTACCGGCCCTTTTCGGAGGAACggtcctcgtcctcttctcgACATGGCTCTTGATGTCGCAATCAGAAACATTCAAGACATCCCAAGCTTAGGAGACATGCCTACCCACCTCTTGCAGCCGGTCCTCAGGGCCGTGAAGACCGCCGAGCACCTTCACACCCTCGAGCAGGAGACAGATGAGCGAATCTACGAAGTCTCACCATCTC ATTGGAAGCATCTTATCGAGCGCGACTTCAAAACGCTTGCTGCTCAGTATAGTTGGCAGCCAAAGGACCCAAAGTCTTGGTACAAAGTCTATAAGAAGTACGAGACGGTCTACAACCAACAGCTCGAAGAGGCTACCAATGCCTTCATGAAGAAAATGGAAGATGTCAATGGCCAGCGTTCCTCCCGTCAAGCCAAGATTATCTCTGTTCCTGAATCTCGCCGACTGCCTCTTCACTATTCGCAACGCCAACGCGAGGGTCCCAAAGCCGGCCACTGGTCCTCTCAGCCTCGCCCGAAGAAGACTTTCATTGCTAAGGCCAAGAGGCAAGTCGCCGCTGAGACCAGTCGTCTGAAGCTCTCCAACCCCGCTGGGCGCATTCCTGTCAGGCAAAGCCCAATCAGACAGGCACCAATTGCCATGCAGAACGACGCTCGTATCAATCGCCAGTTCGACGCCGCTGCCACCATTGTCAACGCCCCAATCAGAAAGGCCTCTGACACCACAGCCAGTGATCGTGACCGCAAAGAACGCGAGAACCGGCTCCTTTCaatcaagggcaagggcaccgccatcgccaaaccagccaacatcatctccttcagcgatgatgaagacgaccACATCCCCAGCAATGGGGGTGACGACTtgtttggtgatgacgaaCCCGCCAGTCCTCCCCAGCGTGGAAGCCTGTCTGTTGAGGAACTCGAAGCCGCGGTGGAGAGGGTCGTTTCTCCCAAGAAACAACCCGTCGCCAGACCCCGTGGTCTTCTCTCCGCGACGCCTGGCGCCATCAAGGCACCCGTGGCGGCCCGCTCGCCACCAAAGTCGTTCACTGGCGAGACCTCGCCCGCACCCGCGCCTGCGGGTGCTAGCAACTCGCCTGCTGTCGGCTCTAGGGGGCCCGCTGCTCCTATCGTCCGCAAGCGCAAGCCTGTGGACATTTTCATGCGCCCGAGCAAGCGGGTCCCCCGTTAG
- the PHB2 gene encoding Prohibitin-2, subunit of the prohibitin complex (Phb1p-Phb2p) (EggNog:ENOG503NVK6; COG:O), with protein sequence MANRNPFQDYMNKLQYAAQQTRSGGRMPGGGGGIAGGVAALAVLGGGALLFQSALFNVDGGHRAIKYRRISGVSKDIYTEGTHFVVPWFETPIVYDVRAKPRNVSSLTGTKDLQMVNITCRVLSRPEITALPQIYRTLGTDYDERVLPSIVNEVLKSVVAQFNASQLITQREMVAKLVRENLSRRAARFNILLDDVSLTHLAFSPEFTAAVEAKQVAQQEAQRAAFIVDKARQEKQAMVVKAQGEARSAELIGEAIKKNKSYLELKKLENARSIAQIIQEAGGKNRLLLDSEGLGLNVFDEENK encoded by the exons ATGGCGAACCGCAATCCCTTCCAGGATTACATGAACAAGCTGCAGTATGCGGCCCAACAAACTCGCTCCGGAGGCAGAATGcccggcggaggtggtggcatcgcaggaggggttgctgctcTCGCTgtccttggtggtggcgccTTGCTGTTTCAGAGTGCGCTGTTCAACGTCGATGGTGGTCACAGAGCGATCAAGTACCGGAGAATAAGTGGTGTCAGCAAGGATATCTATACTGAAG GAACTCACTTTGTCGTCCCATGGTTCGAGACTCCTATTGTCTACGATGTTCGTGCTAAGCCGAGAAACGTTTCTTCCCTCACCGGTACCAAGGATCTTCAAATGGTCAACATCACCTGCCGTGTCCTCTCGAGACCCGAAATCACCGCCCTTCCTCAGATCTACCGCACTCTCGGCACCGACTATGACGAGCGTGTCCTCCCTTCGATTGTCAACGAAGTGCTGAAGAGCGTTGTTGCCCAGTTCAATGCCAGTCAGCTGATCACACAAAGAGAAATGGTTGCCAAGCTGGTTCGTGAGAACCTCTCCAGGAGAGCTGCGCGCTTCAACATTCTTCTGGACGACGTGTCTTTGACG CATCTTGCCTTCTCTCCGGAGTTCACAGCTGCCGTTGAAGCCAAGCAGGTTGCCCAACAAGAGGCTCAACGTGCCGCATTCATCGTCGACAAGGCTCGCCAGGAGAAGCAGGCCATGGTTGTCAAGGCTCAGGGTGAGGCTCGCTCTGCTGAGCTCATTGGTGAGGCtatcaagaagaacaagtcATATCTGGAGCTGAAGAAACTGGAGAACGCTCGTTCCATTGCCCAGATCATCCAGGAGGCTGGTGGCAAGAACAGACTGCTTCTTGACTCTGAGGGTCTTGGGTTGAACGTCTTTGATGAGGAGAACAAATAA
- a CDS encoding hypothetical protein (COG:P; EggNog:ENOG503NWN1), producing the protein MDNAFARSSQEVLSTLGVNPATGLTDAQVKSLQAKHGKNAIAEEPPTPLWELILEQFKDQLVLILLGSAAVSFVLALFEEEGGWSAFVDPAVILTILVLNAVVGVSQESSAEKAIAALQEYSANEANVVRNGQLHRIKAEELVPGDIVDVSVGARIPADCRLISIHSNSFAVDQAILTGESESVGKDSEVVVKDEKAVKQDQVNMLFSGTTVVTGHARAVVVLTGSNTAIGDIHESITAQISEPTPLKQKLNDFGDQLAKVITVICVLVWLINIPHFSDPSHGSYAKGAIYYLKIAVSLGVAAIPEGLAVVITTCLALGTRKMAAKNAVVRSLPSVETLGSCSVICSDKTGTLTTNQMSVSKVVYLSANGTGLEELDVEGTTFEPRGDIRSNGKVVTDLVQESSTILQMTQVAALCNDARLDYHPHTDSYSNVGEPTEGALRVMVEKVGPCAPADCNPKDRVHYASSWYEKQFSRLVTYEFSRDRKSMSVLVQNGNSQKLFVKGAPESIIERCTHTLVGRNGKKVPMDRNLADLLLKEVVDYGNKGLRVIALASRDNVQGESLLHKAKSTSEYAQLEQNLTLLGLVGMLDPPRPEVAGSIQKCKDAGIRVIVVTGDNRNTAETICRQIGVFGPDEDLTGKSFTGREFDNLSHSEQLEAAKNASLFSRVEPTHKSKLVDLLQSLGEVVAMTGDGVNDAPALKKADIGVAMGSGTDVSKLAADMVLADDNFATIGVAIEEGRAIYNNTQQFIRYLISSNIGEVVSIFLTAALGMPEALIPVQLLWVNLVTDGLPATALSFNPPDHDIMRRQPRKRDEALIGGWLFIRYLIIGTYVGLATVAGYAWWFMFYSEGPQISFYQLSHFHHCKTEFPEIGCAMFTDVRAKAGSTVSLSILVVIEMFNAMNALSSSESLLTLPVWKNMMLVYAIALSMALHFALLYTPFLQTLFSILPLNAAEWKAVVAISAPVVLIDEVLKFVERKFFMQTPVSSSAVVSKDKKDL; encoded by the exons ATGGACAACGCCTTCGCGCGATCGTCCCAAGAGGTGCTCAGCACTCTGGGCGTAAATCCAGCAACTGGGTTGACAGATGCCCAAGTCAAAAGCTTACAGGCGAAGCATGGTAAAAATG CTATCGCCGAAGAACCACCTACTCCATTATGGGAACTCATCCTTGAACAGTTCAAGGACCAATTGGTCCTGATCCTTCTCGGTTCCGCCGCGGTTTCCTTCGTTTTGGCTCtcttcgaggaggagggtggatggaGCGCATTCGTCGACCCGGCCGTCATTCTCACCATCTTGGTTCTCAACGCCGTCGTCGGAGTCTCGCAAGAAAGCAGCGCCGAAAAGGCCATTGCCGCCCTTCAGGAATACTCAGCCAACGAGGCCAATGTTGTGCGCAATGGGCAGCTTCACAGgatcaaggctgaggagtTGGTTCCGGGTGACATTGTGGATGTTTCTGTTGGCGCTCGTATCCCTGCCGACTGCCGCTTGATTTCGATccacagcaacagcttcGCTGTTGACCAGGCCATTCTTACCGGAGAAAGCGAAAGTGTGGGCAAGGATAGCGAGGTTGTTgtcaaggatgagaaggcTGTGAAGCAGGACCAGGTCAATATGCTTTTCTCAGGCACTACCGTCGTCACCGGCCACGCCAGGGCTGTGGTTGTCTTGACTGGTTCCAATACGGCGATTGGCGACATTCATGAGAGTATCACGGCGCAAATCTCCGAGCCGACCCCTTTGAAGCAGAAGCTCAATGATTTTGGTGACCAGCTCGCCAAGGTCATCACTGTTATCTGCGTTCTCGTCTGGCTCATCAACATTCCTCACTTCAGTGACCCCAGCCATGGAAGCTACGCCAAGGGTGCCATCTACTACCTCAAGATCGCTGTCTcgcttggtgttgctgctaTCCCGGAAGGTCTGGCTGTAGTCATTACCACTTGTCTCGCTTTGGGAACTCGCAAGATGGCAGCCAAGAACGCAGTTGTCAGAAGCTTGCCCTCTGTTGAGACCCTTGGAAGCTGCAGTGTTATCTGCTCCGACAAGACCGGTACTCTTACTACTAACCAGATGAGCGTCAGCAAAGTTGTCTATCTGAGCGCCAATGGCACTGGTTTGGAGGAACTGGATGTCGAGGGAACCACATTCGAACCTCGGGGCGATATCAGGTCTAACGGCAAGGTTGTTACCGACCTTGTCCAGGAGTCCTCAACCATCCTTCAAATGACCCAGGTCGCCGCCCTCTGCAACGATGCCCGCCTTGATTACCACCCACACACTGACAGCTACTCCAACGTCGGCGAGCCTACTGAAGGTGCCCTTCGTGTTATGGTTGAAAAGGTGGGCCCTTGCGCCCCTGCTGACTGCAACCCCAAGGACCGTGTTCACTATGCCAGCTCTTGGTACGAGAAGCAGTTCAGCCGCCTGGTCACCTACGAATTCTCTCGCGATCGCAAGAGTATGTCAGTGCTGGTGCAAAACGGAAACTCTCAAAAGCTCTTTGTCAAGGGCGCCCCCGAGTCGATCATTGAACGCTGCACCCACACCCTTGTTGGCCGCAATGGAAAGAAGGTCCCCATGGACCGCAACCTGGCTGATCTTCTTCTGAAGGAAGTGGTTGATTATGGTAACAAGGGTCTTCGTGTTATCGCTTTGGCTAGCCGTGACAACGTTCAGGGCGAGTCTCTCCTGCACAAGGCCAAGTCTACCTCCGAGTACGCCCAACTGGAACAGAATCTTACTCTCCTTGGTCTCGTTGGTATGCTggatcctcctcgtcccgaGGTTGCTGGCTCAATTCAGAAGTGCAAGGATGCCGGTATCCGTGTTATCGTCGTTACCGGAGACAACCGCAACACTGCTGAGACCATCTGCCGCCAGATTGGTGTCTTTGGCCCTGACGAGGATCTCACTGGAAAGAGCTTCACTGGTCGTGAATTTGATAATCTGAGCCACAGCGAGCAGCttgaggcggccaagaacgcttctcttttctcccgTGTCGAGCCCACTCACAAGTCTAAGCTTGTTGACCTCCTTCAGTCCcttggcgaggttgttgccATGACTGGCGATGGTGTCAACGATGCTCCTGCTCTCAAGAAGGCCGATATTGGCGTTGCTATGGGTTCTGGTACTGATGTCTCTAAGCTCGCAGCTGACATGGTTCTGGCCGATGACAACTTTGCCACCATTGGTGTTGCCATCGAGGAAGGCCGTGCCATCTACAACAACACTCAACAGTTCATCCGGTATCTCATCTCTTCCAACATCGGCGAGGTCGTTTCTATCTTCCTTACCGCTGCTCTTGGCATGCCTGAGGCTCTTATCCCTGTTCAGCTCCTCTGGGTCAACCTCGTCACCGACGGTCTCCCGGCCACCGCCCTGTCCTTCAACCCGCCTGACCACGACATCATGAGACGCCAGCCCAGAAAGCGCGACGAGGCCCTTATCGGTGGCTGGTTGTTCATCCGCTACCTGATCATCGGCACCTACGTCGGTCTCGCCACTGTGGCCGGTTACGCCTGGTGGTTCATGTTCTACTCTGAGGGTCCCCAGATCAGCTTCTACCAGCTCTCCCACTTCCACCACTGCAAGACTGAGTTCCCCGAGATTGGCTGTGCCATGTTCACCGATGTCCGGGCCAAGGCCGGCTCTACTGTCTCCCTTTCTATTCTCGTCGTCATTGAGATGTTCAACGCCATGAATGCGCTGTCATCGAGCGAATCACTGCTCACGCTTCCAGTGTGGAAGAACATGATGCTTGTGTATGCCATCGCTCTGTCGATGGCACTTCACTTTGCCCTGCTTTACACCCCTTTCTTGCAGACTCTCTTCTCTATCTTGCCTTTGAATGCGGCTGAGTGGAAGGCTGTGGTGGCCATCAGTGCGCCAGTTGT TCTCATCGACGAAGTGTTGAAGTTTGTGGAGCGCAAGTTTTTTATGCAGACTCCAGTGTCGAGCTCTGCGGTGGTCTCTAAAGATAAGAAGGATCTATAG
- the PUP3 gene encoding proteasome core particle subunit beta 3 (BUSCO:EOG09264G4X; COG:O; MEROPS:MER0001710; EggNog:ENOG503NWF8) has translation MFLTPLPDGGACVAMVGKDCVAIACDLRLGLQALTVSNNFPKIFQYGDNVFLGLTGLATDVATVSDLFRYKVNMYRLREERQIAPRTFANLVSSSLYERRFGPWFVSPVVAGLDPKTGQPFICGFDSIGCIDFAKDFIVSGTATEQLFGMCESLWEPNLGPDQLFETISQSLLNAVDRDALSGWGAHVYIIEKDKVTKRLLKGRQD, from the exons ATG ttcctaacccccctcccagacGGCGGCGCCTGCGTAGCAATGGTAGGCAAAGACTGCGTAGCCATAGCCTGCGacctccgcctcggcctccaAGCCCTCACCGTCTCCAACAACTTCCCCAAAATCTTCCAATACGGCGACAAcgtcttcctcggcctcaccggcctcgccaCCGACGTGGCCACCGTCTCGGACCTCTTCCGCTACAAAGTAAACATGTACCGCCTCCGTGAAGAGCGCCAGATCGCCCCCCGCACCTTTGCCAACCTTGTATCTTCCTCCCTGTACGAGCGCCGCTTCGGTCCGTGGTTTGTCTCCCCCGTCGTTGCGGGGCTGGACCCCAAGACGGGCCAGCCATTTATCTGCGGGTTTGATAGTATTGGGTGCATTGATTTTGCAAAGGACTTTATTGTCAGTGGGACGGCGACGGAGCAGCTGTTTGGCATGTGTGAGAGTTTGTGGGAGCCGAATCTT GGCCCTGATCAGCTTTTCGAGACGATTTCCCAGTCCCTTCTCAACGCCGTCGACAGAGATGCCCTTTCCGGTTGGGGTGCTCATGTGTACATTATTGAGAAGGACAAGGTGACCAAGAGACTGCTCAAGGGACGGCAGGATTAG
- the RBL2 gene encoding tubulin folding cofactor A (COG:Z; EggNog:ENOG503P65J), whose product MAPPTPLERATNSVLRLVKEESYYHKELAHQETRISKLQTEIAAGKPDLDSNAPYMLKQEQTALEETKAVFGPLRDKISEAVQNLEEQIAITESDGAEGKEEELKKAREAVESGKKVAEQE is encoded by the exons ATGgcaccccccacccccctcgagAGAGCAACCAACTCTGTCCTCCGCCTCGTAAAAGAAGAGTCCTACTACCACAAGGAGCTCGCCCATCAAGAAACCCgcatctccaagctccaGACTGAGATTGCCGCCGGCAAGCCCGACCTCGACAGCAACGCCCCTTACATGTTGAAGCAAGAG CAAACCGCCCTCGAGGAAACCAAAGCCGTCTTCGGTCCTCTCCGTGACAAGATATCCGAAGCTGTCCAGAACCTGGAGGAGCAAATCGCCATCACGGAGAGCGATGGGGCggagggcaaggaggaggagctgaagaaggcgagggaggcggtggagagtgGGAAGAAGGTTGCTGAGCAGGAGTAG